The Campylobacter concisus genome has a window encoding:
- a CDS encoding DegT/DnrJ/EryC1/StrS family aminotransferase: MNIDFANLTYQHELYKDEIEKAILKVARNCNFIMGTEVSELETELEKYIDVKYAISCSSGTDAILMALMAIDIKPGDEVITTPFTFVATSEMIALLGAKPVFVDIDEKTYNIDANKIEAVITSKTKAILPVSLYGQPADMDEISKIAKKHNLKVIVDGAQSFGASFNNVKDLALGDIATTSFFPAKPLGCYGDGGAVFTNDENLAVKLKSLRLHGQSKRYHHQYIGIGGRLDTIQAAVLLVKLGHYKKDLSLRQEVASKYTDALQDKNVILPYIDSRAQSAWAQYSIRIKNRDKVQLKLKEAGVPTAVHYPMPLHLQECFKYLGYKSGDFPIAEMISNEIMSLPMNPYLKDVEIEFIVENLK; encoded by the coding sequence ATGAATATAGATTTTGCAAATTTAACATATCAACATGAACTTTATAAAGATGAAATAGAAAAAGCTATTTTAAAGGTAGCTAGAAATTGTAACTTTATAATGGGCACTGAAGTTTCTGAGCTTGAAACAGAACTAGAAAAATATATAGATGTTAAGTATGCCATAAGCTGCAGTAGTGGAACTGACGCCATTTTGATGGCTCTAATGGCTATTGATATTAAGCCAGGTGATGAAGTTATTACAACACCTTTTACTTTTGTAGCAACATCTGAAATGATTGCTTTGCTTGGAGCAAAACCAGTTTTTGTTGATATCGATGAAAAAACTTATAATATAGATGCTAATAAAATAGAAGCAGTCATAACTTCAAAAACAAAAGCCATACTTCCAGTTTCACTTTATGGTCAGCCTGCTGATATGGACGAAATTTCAAAAATAGCCAAAAAACATAACCTAAAGGTTATAGTTGATGGTGCGCAGAGTTTTGGCGCAAGCTTTAATAATGTCAAAGATTTGGCTCTTGGCGATATTGCTACTACATCATTTTTTCCAGCTAAACCACTTGGCTGTTATGGTGACGGTGGTGCTGTTTTTACAAATGATGAAAATTTGGCGGTAAAGTTAAAATCTTTACGCTTACACGGGCAGTCAAAAAGATATCATCATCAATATATTGGTATTGGTGGTAGATTAGATACTATTCAAGCAGCTGTCTTGTTGGTAAAACTTGGACATTACAAAAAAGATTTATCATTAAGACAAGAAGTGGCATCTAAATACACAGATGCATTGCAAGATAAAAATGTAATATTGCCATACATTGATAGTAGAGCTCAGTCAGCTTGGGCACAGTATTCTATTAGAATAAAAAATAGAGATAAAGTGCAGCTAAAATTAAAAGAAGCCGGTGTGCCAACAGCTGTACATTATCCTATGCCACTTCATTTACAAGAGTGTTTTAAATATTTAGGATATAAGTCCGGAGACTTCCCTATAGCGGAAATGATTTCAAATGAGATAATGAGCTTACCTATGAATCCATATTTAAAAGATGTGGAAATTGAATTTATTGTAGAAAATTTAAAATAA
- a CDS encoding acyltransferase yields MPYFAHESSFIDSDVIIGEKTKIWHFSHILANSIIGQNCSFGQNCVVGPNVRVGNGVKVQNNVSIYEGVEIEDDVFLGPSMVFTNVINPRAFIIRKEEFKKTLLKKGCSIGANATIVCGVTIGEYALIGSGAVINRDVKPYALMVGVPARQIGWVSKAGNTLKFDGNGLAVDNFDGSSYRVVDENLIVVKE; encoded by the coding sequence ATGCCATATTTTGCTCACGAAAGTTCGTTTATAGATAGTGATGTAATAATTGGGGAAAAAACAAAGATTTGGCATTTTTCTCATATATTAGCCAATTCTATTATTGGACAAAATTGTTCATTTGGTCAAAATTGTGTTGTTGGACCAAATGTTAGAGTCGGTAATGGTGTAAAAGTGCAGAATAATGTTTCAATATATGAAGGTGTTGAAATAGAAGATGATGTGTTTTTGGGACCATCTATGGTTTTTACAAACGTTATAAATCCACGCGCTTTTATAATTAGAAAAGAAGAATTTAAAAAAACACTTTTAAAAAAAGGCTGTAGCATTGGTGCAAATGCTACTATAGTTTGTGGTGTTACTATCGGTGAGTATGCTCTCATAGGAAGTGGAGCTGTTATAAATCGCGACGTGAAACCTTATGCGCTTATGGTTGGTGTGCCGGCGCGACAAATAGGTTGGGTTAGTAAGGCGGGAAATACACTGAAATTTGATGGTAACGGATTGGCTGTTGATAATTTTGATGGTAGTAGTTATAGGGTAGTTGATGAAAATTTAATAGTAGTGAAAGAGTAA
- a CDS encoding Gfo/Idh/MocA family oxidoreductase: MSGINFGLIGASGYIAPRHMRAIKDTGNELIAALDPYDGIGIMDSYFPQAYFFTEYERFDRFVDKWRRNGNKKIEYIAITTPNYLHDSHIRFALRSGANAICEKPLVLNPHNIDQLKIIEEESGKKVFNILQLRLHESIVALKNKISKELLQNPDRIYDVDLTYLTSRGKWYFISWKGDEDKSGGVATNIGVHFFDMLSWIFGPIEENIVHLKQPDANAGYMRLKNANVRWFLSVNYDYIPENIKNSGKRTFRSIKVDGDEIEFSDGFTDLHTKSYEHILSGEGFGLDEARNSINIVSSIRKMSPIGLKGEYHPFCKKVVE; encoded by the coding sequence ATGAGTGGTATAAATTTTGGTTTGATAGGCGCTAGTGGATATATAGCTCCAAGGCATATGAGGGCTATTAAGGATACAGGCAATGAACTGATTGCAGCTCTAGATCCCTATGATGGAATAGGAATAATGGATAGTTATTTCCCGCAAGCTTATTTTTTTACTGAATATGAAAGGTTTGATAGATTTGTTGATAAGTGGCGAAGAAACGGTAATAAAAAAATAGAGTATATTGCAATAACTACTCCAAATTATCTACACGACAGCCATATTCGTTTTGCTCTAAGAAGCGGAGCAAATGCAATATGTGAGAAGCCACTTGTTTTAAATCCGCATAACATAGATCAATTAAAAATAATCGAAGAAGAGAGTGGCAAAAAAGTATTTAATATTTTACAGCTAAGGCTTCATGAGTCAATTGTTGCATTAAAAAACAAAATTTCAAAAGAGCTTTTACAAAACCCAGACAGAATTTATGATGTAGATTTGACCTACTTAACATCTCGTGGTAAATGGTATTTTATATCATGGAAGGGCGATGAAGATAAGTCTGGTGGCGTTGCTACAAATATTGGAGTGCATTTTTTTGATATGCTCTCTTGGATTTTTGGACCTATAGAGGAAAATATAGTTCACCTTAAGCAACCTGATGCAAATGCAGGATATATGAGGCTTAAAAACGCAAATGTTAGATGGTTTTTGTCTGTCAACTATGATTATATTCCTGAGAATATAAAAAACAGTGGAAAAAGAACTTTTAGAAGTATTAAGGTTGATGGTGATGAAATAGAATTTTCTGATGGTTTTACTGATTTGCATACCAAAAGCTATGAGCACATCCTTTCAGGAGAAGGATTTGGCTTGGATGAGGCTAGAAATTCCATAAATATTGTTTCAAGCATAAGAAAAATGTCACCTATTGGATTAAAAGGAGAATATCATCCTTTTTGTAAAAAGGTGGTAGAATAA
- the argS gene encoding arginine--tRNA ligase: MKDKVKAEISKVLEREFVLEKPKDKNLAHYATPLFSLAKELRKSPAMIASEFADKFSDSNIVEASAVNGYLNFKLKSEFLDEISKQILLDSENFAKEDAKKDSYLIEYISANPTGPLHIGHVRGAVYGDTLARLGKRLGYAISTEYYINDAGNQIDLLGTSISLAAKEQLFNESVVYPEKYYRGDYILDIAKLANEKFGKEIFYDESRNLELAEFGKDIVLEIIKKDLADVGIFIESWASEKALYDGLEPTINKLKRSNQMYEKEGATYIASTTLGDDNDRVVVRNDGRPTYLAGDIIYHNAKFEKNFDHYINIWGADHHGYIARLKAAINFLGYDENRLEVILMQMVSLLKEGKPYKMSKRAGNAVLMSDIASEIGAEALRFIFISKANTSSLEFDVDELKKEDSSNPIFYINYAHARINQVFAKAEKSVSDVINADFKCLDENAKNLLFEALILPEILEDAFASRQLQKIPDYLKSLAASFHKFYNENRVVGNENEDSLLKVFAVVAVSIKTAFNIMGITAKDRM; encoded by the coding sequence TTGAAAGATAAAGTAAAAGCTGAAATTTCAAAGGTTTTAGAGCGAGAATTTGTGCTTGAAAAGCCAAAGGATAAAAATTTAGCCCACTATGCGACGCCGCTTTTTAGCCTCGCAAAAGAGCTAAGAAAGTCGCCAGCTATGATAGCTAGTGAGTTTGCTGATAAATTTAGTGACAGTAATATAGTGGAAGCTAGCGCGGTAAATGGCTACTTAAATTTCAAGCTTAAGAGCGAATTTTTAGATGAAATTTCAAAGCAAATTTTGCTAGATAGCGAAAATTTTGCAAAAGAAGATGCGAAAAAAGATAGCTATTTAATAGAATATATCAGCGCAAATCCAACTGGACCGCTTCACATCGGGCACGTTAGAGGCGCAGTTTACGGTGATACTTTGGCAAGACTTGGTAAAAGACTTGGCTACGCTATCTCAACAGAATACTATATAAACGATGCTGGTAATCAAATCGACCTACTTGGCACTTCGATATCACTTGCGGCAAAAGAGCAGCTTTTTAACGAAAGCGTTGTCTATCCAGAGAAATACTACCGCGGGGATTATATTTTAGATATTGCTAAGCTTGCAAATGAGAAATTTGGCAAGGAAATTTTTTATGACGAGAGCAGAAATCTCGAGCTTGCCGAGTTTGGCAAGGATATCGTGCTTGAGATTATCAAAAAAGATTTAGCGGACGTTGGGATATTTATAGAGAGCTGGGCTAGCGAGAAAGCTCTTTATGATGGCCTAGAGCCAACTATAAACAAGCTAAAACGTTCAAATCAAATGTATGAAAAAGAGGGCGCTACTTATATCGCTTCGACCACACTTGGCGATGATAATGATAGGGTTGTGGTTAGAAATGACGGCAGGCCAACATATCTAGCTGGTGACATCATTTATCATAATGCTAAATTTGAGAAAAATTTTGATCACTACATAAACATTTGGGGTGCTGACCACCATGGATATATCGCAAGGCTAAAGGCTGCGATAAATTTCCTTGGATACGATGAAAACAGGCTTGAAGTGATACTTATGCAGATGGTTAGTCTGCTAAAAGAGGGCAAGCCATACAAGATGAGTAAGCGCGCTGGCAATGCCGTGCTTATGAGTGATATCGCAAGCGAGATCGGTGCTGAGGCACTTAGATTTATCTTTATAAGCAAGGCAAACACGAGCAGTTTGGAATTTGACGTGGATGAGCTTAAAAAAGAGGATAGCTCAAACCCTATTTTTTATATAAATTACGCTCACGCTAGGATAAATCAGGTCTTTGCAAAGGCTGAAAAAAGCGTTAGTGACGTGATAAATGCGGACTTTAAGTGCCTAGATGAAAATGCTAAAAATTTACTTTTTGAAGCGCTTATCTTGCCTGAAATTTTAGAGGATGCTTTTGCTTCAAGGCAGCTTCAAAAAATACCAGACTATCTAAAGTCACTAGCTGCTAGTTTTCATAAATTTTATAATGAAAACCGCGTGGTTGGCAACGAAAATGAAGATAGCTTACTAAAGGTATTTGCAGTCGTTGCTGTCTCGATAAAAACAGCATTTAATATAATGGGAATCACAGCTAAAGATAGGATGTAA
- a CDS encoding Sec-independent protein translocase subunit TatA, translating to MGSFSIGHWLIVLAIIVLLFGAKKIPELAKGLGKGIKTFKAEMEDTTPEKSEKVEHKEDSATSQKIEETTKNA from the coding sequence ATGGGTTCTTTTAGTATTGGCCACTGGTTGATCGTTTTAGCGATCATTGTATTACTTTTTGGAGCAAAGAAGATCCCAGAGCTTGCGAAAGGACTAGGTAAGGGTATAAAGACTTTTAAGGCTGAGATGGAGGACACAACCCCTGAAAAGAGCGAAAAAGTCGAGCATAAAGAAGATAGTGCTACTAGTCAAAAGATAGAAGAAACAACTAAAAACGCGTAG
- the gmk gene encoding guanylate kinase has protein sequence MQGQILVVSGPSGSGKSTLLGRLLKEEKDLYFSISSTTRAKRDGEVDGVDYYFIKEDEFKSGIEKGEFLEWAQVHKNYYGTSLKPVLEALEAGKIVIFDIDVQGFHIALEKFKSYITSVFITTANKKELKRRLKNRGTDSDETIENRLMNAVGEMEHILEYDYFLVNDDIEKSYKGLKSILRAMRLKSAKINLRNVIDEWIDC, from the coding sequence TTGCAAGGACAAATTTTAGTAGTTTCGGGACCTAGTGGAAGCGGTAAAAGCACGCTTTTGGGCCGTCTTTTAAAGGAAGAGAAAGACCTATATTTTTCTATCTCAAGCACGACTAGAGCAAAAAGGGATGGCGAAGTTGATGGGGTGGATTATTATTTTATAAAAGAAGATGAATTTAAAAGCGGTATAGAAAAAGGCGAGTTTTTAGAGTGGGCGCAGGTGCATAAAAACTACTATGGTACAAGCTTAAAGCCAGTTTTAGAGGCACTTGAGGCTGGAAAGATAGTGATATTTGATATCGATGTGCAGGGCTTTCACATCGCACTTGAGAAATTTAAAAGCTACATCACTTCAGTTTTTATCACAACTGCGAATAAAAAAGAGCTAAAAAGGCGCTTGAAAAACCGCGGAACAGATAGTGACGAGACGATAGAAAACCGCTTAATGAACGCAGTTGGTGAGATGGAGCATATTTTAGAGTATGATTATTTTTTAGTAAATGATGATATAGAAAAGAGCTATAAAGGGCTAAAATCAATCCTTCGAGCGATGAGGTTAAAAAGTGCTAAGATAAACTTAAGAAACGTCATCGACGAGTGGATAGATTGTTAG
- a CDS encoding Highly acidic protein — MKVALVNKNPAVSRLITLSLNKIGVEYVEFDDVNAVSGEFDYIIIDSDMESADVKFDQKVMYLAPRGGIKPDFADIMLEKPFLPTEFINLFEESKAVNVASDDTKAELGLDDSANFDDFEHIDENYEELQNFELPEIDTDFENLAKEDETEKLDDNVLNDELLKEHLEDSSVGDLEDEEISLDEADTELIDENSEETEAANENVDDESSKTPKVEETIEDGLSSDFGDLSALVDEIENMDESSPVDEEARDELEKIVEQNTQNLKTDENDEELDDISQSKKELIEIDSLDEELNSEEADEENKNLEDTELDVQNLEQEELNIDDLAKFDDENSLENEINLEDEPKNDENLDESSEADEEQIQVDDEKAEEDIEEEALDEISSEELENLESSESENASSEMPVEELEEASEPEAKEDLGLADETFEEENAQEENAQDDSKDAASSELNFDAASIDDIDENTMLAAFGLKDIPQTSSKNDAKEDYKEELTKKITKHVHESLNESSLRDVLKDMNIKINISFEEK; from the coding sequence ATGAAAGTTGCGCTCGTAAACAAAAATCCAGCAGTTTCACGTCTCATAACACTAAGTCTAAATAAAATAGGCGTAGAGTATGTAGAATTTGATGATGTTAATGCAGTAAGTGGTGAATTTGACTATATTATTATTGACAGCGATATGGAGAGCGCTGATGTAAAATTTGACCAAAAAGTGATGTATCTAGCCCCAAGAGGCGGCATAAAGCCTGATTTTGCTGACATTATGCTTGAAAAGCCATTCCTTCCTACCGAATTTATAAATTTATTTGAAGAAAGTAAGGCGGTTAATGTGGCTAGTGATGATACAAAGGCTGAACTAGGACTTGATGATTCCGCAAACTTCGATGATTTTGAACATATTGATGAAAATTATGAAGAACTACAAAATTTTGAGTTGCCAGAAATTGACACAGATTTTGAAAATTTAGCAAAAGAAGATGAAACCGAAAAATTAGATGATAATGTTTTAAATGATGAGCTTTTAAAAGAGCACTTAGAAGATTCTAGTGTTGGAGATTTAGAAGATGAAGAGATCAGTTTGGACGAGGCTGATACTGAGCTAATTGACGAAAATAGTGAAGAAACTGAAGCGGCTAATGAAAATGTAGATGATGAATCTAGTAAAACTCCAAAAGTAGAAGAAACTATCGAAGATGGATTAAGCAGTGATTTTGGGGATCTTAGCGCACTTGTTGATGAGATAGAAAATATGGACGAGAGCAGCCCAGTAGATGAAGAAGCTAGAGACGAGCTTGAAAAGATAGTTGAGCAAAATACACAAAATTTAAAAACAGACGAGAATGATGAAGAGTTAGATGATATTAGTCAAAGTAAAAAAGAGCTTATTGAGATCGATTCGCTTGATGAAGAGCTAAATAGTGAAGAGGCTGATGAGGAAAATAAAAATTTAGAGGATACTGAGCTAGATGTTCAAAATTTAGAGCAAGAAGAGCTAAATATAGACGATCTAGCTAAATTTGATGATGAAAATAGCCTTGAAAATGAGATAAATTTGGAAGATGAGCCTAAAAATGATGAGAATTTAGATGAGAGCTCTGAGGCTGATGAAGAGCAAATTCAAGTAGATGATGAAAAAGCAGAAGAAGATATAGAAGAAGAGGCTTTGGATGAAATTTCAAGTGAGGAGCTAGAAAATTTAGAGTCTAGCGAAAGCGAAAACGCTTCTAGTGAGATGCCAGTAGAAGAGCTAGAAGAGGCTAGCGAGCCAGAAGCCAAAGAAGATCTAGGCCTTGCGGACGAAACTTTTGAAGAAGAAAATGCTCAAGAAGAAAACGCACAAGATGATAGTAAAGATGCGGCATCAAGTGAGTTAAATTTTGACGCGGCATCGATAGATGATATAGATGAAAACACGATGTTAGCGGCATTTGGATTAAAAGATATACCTCAAACAAGCTCAAAAAATGATGCAAAAGAAGACTATAAAGAAGAGCTAACTAAAAAGATCACAAAACACGTCCATGAGTCACTAAATGAGAGCTCGCTAAGAGATGTGCTAAAAGATATGAACATCAAGATAAATATAAGTTTCGAGGAAAAGTAG
- the fliR gene encoding flagellar biosynthetic protein FliR, protein MELVEFLGADKVIAFMLLFARLSGLIMFFPFYSHNQVPLSVKTLLVFALCIVFFPLSHTHEYAINFLVIEILSEALLGLCAGLLLNIVFAILQMAGEQISMVMGFSMASVLDPQTGTNSPVIANLINFIVLLAFLALDGHHLILQFYSNSLAVIPLGDFYPRNGVMSYAIKLFGNLFMFGFVLAFPIIALSMLSDAIFGMLMKTMPQFNLLVIGYPIKVTIGFSVLIAILAGIIKIITDMMMQILNDMPSLFF, encoded by the coding sequence ATGGAACTAGTCGAGTTTCTTGGAGCTGACAAGGTTATTGCTTTTATGCTTCTTTTTGCACGTCTTAGCGGACTCATTATGTTTTTCCCTTTTTATTCTCACAATCAAGTTCCATTAAGCGTAAAAACTCTACTAGTTTTTGCTCTTTGTATAGTATTTTTTCCACTATCGCACACTCATGAATACGCCATAAATTTCTTAGTCATAGAAATTTTAAGTGAGGCATTACTTGGGCTTTGTGCTGGACTTTTACTAAATATCGTCTTTGCCATACTCCAAATGGCAGGCGAACAAATCTCAATGGTCATGGGTTTTTCGATGGCATCAGTGCTTGATCCACAAACTGGCACAAACTCTCCAGTTATAGCAAACCTTATAAATTTCATAGTTCTTCTTGCTTTTTTGGCACTTGATGGGCATCATTTGATATTGCAGTTTTACTCGAATTCTCTCGCTGTCATACCACTTGGAGATTTTTATCCAAGAAATGGTGTGATGAGCTATGCTATAAAGCTTTTTGGAAATCTTTTTATGTTTGGCTTTGTTCTAGCTTTTCCTATTATTGCGTTATCTATGCTTTCAGATGCTATTTTTGGCATGCTTATGAAGACGATGCCTCAGTTTAACCTATTGGTTATTGGCTATCCTATTAAAGTAACGATTGGCTTTTCTGTTTTGATAGCCATTCTTGCTGGCATTATAAAGATAATAACTGATATGATGATGCAAATTCTAAACGATATGCCGTCATTATTTTTTTAA
- the gpmI gene encoding 2,3-bisphosphoglycerate-independent phosphoglycerate mutase yields the protein MAQKTILIITDGIGSNKNGKFNAFEAAKKPNYDKFFKEIPNSLIKTSGNAVGLPEGQMGNSEVGHMCIGSGRVLYQNLVKISRGFNDGSVAENEALKVLFKKCKKIHVIGLYSDGGVHSHMEHFDGMCELASKNGCEVFAHAITDGRDVSPNSGLNFIKSLEAKFKVATICGRFYAMDRDKRWERVKEAYDSLVKGANLNSLTPSEYLQKSYDEGVTDEFVKPASFNGFSGMGEYDGVIVINFRNDRAREICQALGEEKFGEFERPFVVKNLITMTEYDANFKFEVLFKNEKIKNTLSEVIAAAGLRQLHTAETEKYAHVTFFFNGGVEELASNETRVLIPSPKVKTYDEKPEMSAAEVCKAVLKGMDDEQDFIVVNFANGDMVGHTGNYEAAIKAVEAVDAALGEIYAKAKEKNYAMIITSDHGNCEEMRDSSGELLTNHTTYDVFCFVMADGVKELKNGGLNNIAPSVLKLMGLDIPAEMDEALI from the coding sequence ATGGCTCAAAAAACTATACTTATAATAACTGATGGCATTGGATCAAACAAAAATGGCAAATTTAACGCATTTGAGGCGGCTAAAAAGCCAAACTACGATAAATTTTTTAAAGAAATTCCAAACTCACTCATAAAAACCTCTGGAAACGCTGTGGGACTACCTGAAGGGCAGATGGGAAATAGCGAAGTAGGGCACATGTGTATAGGAAGTGGGCGAGTTTTGTATCAAAATTTAGTCAAAATTTCACGCGGCTTTAATGACGGCTCGGTAGCAGAAAATGAAGCGTTAAAAGTTCTTTTTAAAAAGTGCAAAAAGATCCACGTCATAGGGCTTTATAGCGACGGCGGCGTGCACTCTCACATGGAGCATTTTGATGGCATGTGCGAGCTTGCTAGCAAAAATGGCTGCGAAGTTTTTGCCCACGCTATCACCGACGGACGTGACGTTAGCCCAAATAGCGGTCTAAATTTCATAAAAAGCTTGGAAGCTAAATTTAAAGTTGCTACCATTTGCGGGAGATTTTACGCGATGGATAGAGATAAACGCTGGGAGCGCGTAAAAGAGGCCTATGATAGCTTGGTAAAGGGAGCAAATTTAAACAGCTTAACGCCAAGCGAGTATCTACAAAAAAGCTACGATGAGGGCGTGACAGACGAGTTTGTAAAGCCAGCAAGCTTTAATGGCTTTAGTGGCATGGGCGAATATGACGGCGTGATAGTAATAAATTTTAGAAATGATAGAGCAAGAGAGATTTGCCAGGCTCTGGGTGAAGAGAAATTTGGCGAGTTTGAGCGACCTTTTGTCGTTAAAAATCTTATCACCATGACCGAATACGACGCAAATTTTAAATTTGAAGTGCTATTTAAAAATGAAAAGATAAAAAACACCCTAAGCGAGGTCATAGCGGCTGCTGGACTAAGGCAGCTTCACACGGCAGAGACTGAAAAATACGCCCACGTAACATTTTTTTTTAATGGCGGCGTTGAGGAGCTAGCTAGCAACGAAACAAGGGTGCTCATCCCTAGTCCAAAAGTAAAAACCTACGACGAAAAGCCAGAGATGAGCGCTGCTGAGGTTTGCAAAGCCGTGCTAAAGGGCATGGATGACGAGCAAGACTTTATAGTGGTAAATTTCGCAAATGGCGATATGGTGGGGCATACTGGCAACTATGAGGCCGCTATAAAGGCAGTCGAAGCGGTGGATGCGGCTCTTGGAGAAATTTACGCCAAGGCAAAAGAGAAAAACTACGCTATGATCATCACGAGCGATCACGGAAACTGCGAAGAGATGCGTGATAGCAGTGGCGAACTACTGACAAACCACACGACCTATGACGTCTTTTGCTTTGTGATGGCTGATGGTGTTAAAGAGCTAAAAAATGGCGGTCTAAACAACATCGCGCCTAGCGTTTTAAAGCTCATGGGGCTTGATATCCCAGCTGAAATGGATGAGGCGCTAATATAA
- the mraY gene encoding phospho-N-acetylmuramoyl-pentapeptide-transferase, with the protein MFYYIYEILNFNIFQYITVRAGIAFFIAFILTAYLMPKFIAWAKAKNAAQPIYELAPQTHQKKAKTPTMGGLVFVFTAVIATIICARLDNAFVLASLFCLVCFTLLGYKDDYSKILGAKNHAGLSPKAKLFFQFLIAFLLAAFLYISKELNTEFYLPFYKQPIFDMKIFAIFFWTLVIVAASNAVNLTDGLDGLAAVPSIFSLLTLGVFAYICGHAVFSSYLLLPKIAGVGESVVVASALIGSLMGFLWFNCHPAEVFMGDSGSLSVGAYIGFMGVATKNEILLIIIGLIFVVETLSVILQVGSFKIFKRRIFLMAPIHHHFEIKGWAENKIIVRFWIIALLANLIALTALKIR; encoded by the coding sequence ATGTTTTACTATATCTATGAAATTTTAAATTTTAATATCTTTCAGTATATCACCGTTCGCGCTGGCATCGCGTTTTTCATAGCATTTATCTTGACAGCTTATCTGATGCCTAAATTTATCGCTTGGGCAAAGGCAAAAAACGCCGCTCAGCCTATCTACGAGCTTGCCCCACAAACTCACCAAAAAAAGGCCAAAACGCCAACCATGGGCGGACTTGTCTTTGTCTTTACAGCCGTGATCGCTACGATCATCTGCGCAAGGCTTGATAACGCTTTCGTACTAGCCTCGCTCTTTTGCCTAGTTTGCTTTACTCTGCTTGGCTACAAGGACGACTACAGCAAAATTTTAGGTGCGAAAAACCACGCTGGCCTAAGTCCAAAGGCAAAGCTCTTTTTTCAGTTTCTAATCGCCTTTTTACTCGCAGCCTTTTTATACATCAGCAAAGAGCTAAACACCGAGTTTTACCTGCCATTTTACAAGCAGCCGATCTTTGACATGAAAATTTTTGCCATTTTCTTTTGGACGCTAGTCATCGTCGCAGCCTCAAATGCGGTAAATTTAACAGACGGACTTGACGGACTTGCCGCCGTGCCATCGATATTTTCACTTCTAACTCTTGGCGTTTTTGCCTACATCTGCGGCCACGCTGTCTTTAGCTCGTACCTACTTTTACCAAAGATCGCAGGCGTTGGCGAGAGCGTCGTCGTAGCCTCTGCGCTAATTGGCTCACTTATGGGCTTTTTGTGGTTTAACTGCCATCCAGCCGAGGTCTTTATGGGTGACAGCGGCAGCCTAAGCGTTGGTGCATATATCGGTTTTATGGGCGTTGCGACCAAAAATGAAATTTTGCTCATCATCATCGGCCTCATCTTTGTCGTTGAGACGCTAAGCGTCATCTTGCAGGTTGGCAGCTTTAAAATTTTTAAACGCAGAATTTTCCTCATGGCGCCTATACATCACCATTTTGAGATAAAGGGCTGGGCGGAAAATAAGATCATCGTGCGCTTTTGGATCATCGCGCTTTTAGCAAATTTGATCGCACTAACGGCGCTAAAGATCAGGTAG